From the Paenibacillus sp. MMS20-IR301 genome, the window TCAGCTCCGGATCAAGCGCCGAGGTCGGCTCGTCAAACAGCAGAATGTCCGGGCTGAGCATCAGCGCCCTGGCGATCGCCACCCGCTGCTTCTGTCCGCCTGACAGCATGGAGGGATAGACATCCGCCTTATCGGCAAGGCCGACCTTGGCGAGCAGCGCCTGGCTTTTGGCCTCGATCTCCTGCAGGCTCTCCCGTTTCAGCGTCCGCGGGGCCAGCTCCAGATTGCCCTTTACCGTAAGATGCGGGAACAGGTTGAAGTGTTGAAACACCATGCCCATCGTTGCTGTAATCTCCCGGATTTCCGTACTGCCGGCATATTTGCCATTCTCGACAAGTGCTTTGCCGTGAATTTTGATGCCGCCGCCGGTGACCTCCTCCAGATGCACAAGGCTGCGCAGCATGGTGCTTTTGCCGGAGCCGGAGGGCCCGATTACCGCAACAACCTCTCCCGGATTCACATCAAAGGTAATCTGCTTCAGCACATCGAGGCTGCCGAAGGACTTTTGCAATTGCCGAACTTCAATCATGCTACTCATAGCTATACAGCCCTTCTACTCAAATTTGAATCGTTTCTCCAGCGCCTTGAAGAACAGTGTAAGCACTAGTGTCATCAGCAGATATATTACACCTGCGACAACAAAAGGAGTTACGGTGAAGTCCCGGTTAACCGCCGTCTTGGCAAAGTTCAGCAGCTCAGGCACAGCTACGGCATACAGCAGAGCGGTGTCTTTCACCAGGGTGATGGACTCGTTGGCTACCGCAGGCAGGGCCACCCGGAACATCTGGGCGAGAATGACCTTGCGCAGCGTCTGCCACCGGCTAAGCCCAAGCACCTGGGCGGCTTCATGCTGGCCTTTATCAATCGAGAGCAGCCCGCCGCGGAAGATCTCGGCAAAGTAAGCCCCGTAATTCAGAATGAAGCCAAGGCTGGCGGCAACGAACCGGTCCATGACCAGGTATTGCCCGATCACCGGAATCTGCGGCAGACCGAAGCAGAAGAATAACAGCTGCAGCAGCAGCGGGGTTCCGCGCATCACATAAATATAAGTATGGGCGATCCAGGCCAGCGGCTTGATCCGGCTTTTGGCCAGCAGGGTGACCGCCATTCCGAGCGGAATGGACAGCACAATAACGATCAGAAACAGCAATACTGTGGTTCGCGCACCCTCCAGCATCGGCCCGGAAATTTTAATAATATAGTCGATATCCATGTCTTCCTCCGCCACTCTACCCTTAACTTGAATTTTGTAAGTTCAATCTATCTAGTTCAATACTTTGTCTTCGCCGAACCATTTCGTTGAGATCTCGGCGGCTGTCCCGTCACTGCTCAGCTCGTCAAGCGCCTTCTGCAGGGTCTTCAGCAGCTCCGCATTACCTTTCTTAATTCCGACGCCGTACTCTTCAGGAGCAAGCGACTCTTCCATCAGCTTATAAGTATCCGGCTCTTTAGATATGTAATATCTGGCCACTACTTCATCAATAACAACGCCATCCAGACGGCCCGATTTGAGGTCTGTCAGAGCAAGCACATTATCGGTAAATTCAGAGACACCCTTCAGCTCTGCCTTAATCGGATTCGCATCCAGGGCATCGGCAGCAGATGAAAGGCTCTGCAGTCCGACTTCCTTGCCGGCCAGATCACCAAGCGCAGACAGCGCCGAATCCGCAAGCACCACTACGACCTGGCTGTTCTTCAAGTAAGGTCTGGTGAATAATACCTTTTCCTTGCGCTCATCCGTGATGGTGTAACCGTTCCATATCATATCAATACGTCCGCTGCTTAGCTCCGATTCTTTGGCAGACCAGTCAATCGGCTGGAAGGTAACCTCTTTGCCCATTTTCTCAGCTGCTGCCCGCGCATAATCAATATCGAAGCCGACAATCTCATTGTTATCATCCCGGAAGCCCATCGGGGCAAATTTATCATCAATCCCGATCACCAGCTTACCGTCATTGCCTCCTGAACTGGAGCAGCCTGCTATTACAGCAATAGCCATAACTATTAATAGAACGAATATGCCTTGTCTCTTCATCACTTGAATCCCCCTAGTAAATTAAACGCAACAACACGCGCTTTAGTTCGTTAACACGTTATCAGGGTATCATAATAACATATCATGTGAATTACGTCGATAGAGAAGCGGAACATATCTGTGCACCTTTGCCAAGGGGAAGGCAGATGAAGCATAATAAAGCGTATACATATTTTTTTGGAGGCGATGATATTGGCTCAAAATGCGGAAGAGATCATCAATGCGTTCATGCAGGAGCATTCGCTCAATGAGAAAGCGGAGAAGGTGAAGAAATACAGCATCCTTAATTCTCTGGCAGTAAAAGGGCAAACCGTGATGGCGGGCTCCTCACTGATGGAATTTTTCCCGGTGAATGAATTGCAGCAGAGTCTCGCACGGCAGACGGTAATCTATAACCGTGGAATTGCAGGCTATGTAACAAGAGAGCTGTTATCCACTATGGAAGAATGCATTTTTGAGCTGGAGCCGTCGAAGCTGTTCATCAATATCGGCACTAACGACATTGCTTCGGCGGACGGTGAATACCAGCCCTTGCGGCTGCTGGAGAACTATAATGAGATTTTGACCCGGATAGGGGCCAGGCTGCCCGGATGCAAGGTGTATGTGATGGCGTATTACCCGGTAAATGCCAAAGCGGATTTCAGCGGGATCGATCAGGCGATGAAGGCAGGCATGTTCAGCACAAGAACGAATGCAGCACTCCTTGCGGCGAATGCCGAGGTGGAGAAGCTGGCGGAGCGGCATGGATATCCTTTCATTAATGTGAATGAGGGGTTAACCGACGGGGAAGGGAATCTGAAAGAAGCGTATACGATGGACGGGGTTCACATGTATGCTAGCGGTTATGCGGTGGTGCTGAATAATCTTAAGGCTTATTTGTGAACAGCTGCCGGACGCATCAGGAAAAAAGCAGCGGTTCTCCCGGGAGGGCGAACCGCTGCTTTTTACTGTAACCTTCATATTCATGCTCCGTGAATTATGGCTTGCTTGCCAGGAATTCATCCAGCTGCTTCTGCTTCTCGGCCAGAATATCACCAAGGCCGTTCTTCTTCTCTTTGTCGTACCATTCCTGTGCTTTGGCCGGATCGATGGCTCCGGTCTCCAGGGCAGCGGCATATTGCTTTGAAATATTGATCAGGATGGCCGCCTGTGATTTGACCGGCTCTACATTGAAGATGAATCCAAGGGCCGGAGACTGATGGGCACTTTCGTTGAACACCTTGGTCTGCTCCCACTTGTTCGGATCTTCCGATTCAAAGGTATAGTTCAGGAACTGGTTCCCGAGCTCCCAGGCTACGCCCGGAGTATAGTCCGCCGCTTTGGGGCCGGAGGTAATGACGTTATCGGATACCTTCGTGTAGTGCTCGCCCTCAATCCCGAAGTTGATCAGGTTGATCAGGTACTTGTCGGAGTGCAGCAGATTGATGACCATCATGGCCCGGGCAGGGTCTTTGGAAGTCGAGGAGACGGCCAGCATCGCGCCTGCCGTTTCACTGGTGGATACGGTTGCCGGGCCCAGCTCCAGCTGCTTGATTTTGCCCTCCATCCCTACGGAGATGGCATATTCCTTGTCCCAGCCCGGTTTGAGTGAAGCAATCGCCATGAAGACATTGCCGCTGCTCAGCGGGTCGCCGACGGATGTGGTCGCTGCATCTTTATTAATAAGGCCTTCTTCGAAAAATTTGCGTGTCAGTTCAATCTGGGCCATATAATCCGGGTCCTCGAAACGGCTGATTACGGTGGTGTTCTCACCGTCCTTGCGAACAGCGCCGTCGATGGTATCATCGCCCAGGAAATCGAGCTGGGCCATGTAATGGGTGTTGAAGTTGGAGCTCTTGGACATGAACAGCGGGGTGAAGCCGGCGCCTTTATTCTCCTTGACGGCCTGCAGGATCGGCTCCAGGTCGGCAACAGTCTTGACATTATTCAGTGCCTCGGTCAAGCCCAGCTCTTCAGCGATATCACTGCGGTATAAGACCCCGCCCTGGGCTGCCATCTCTTTGTTCGTAGGAATGCCATAGATCTTGCCCCCGACTGAGGAGCCTTTCAGGAAGGCGGAATCGAGTGAGCTTGAGATGTCTTTGCCGTATTGCTCCAGCAGATCGCCGGTTGCTGCGCCGGTATCATTCAGCGGCAGGAAAGCGCCTTTGGAGACGTTGTTGGCATAGCCGTTCCACTGCGCAGTGAACACGATATCCATAGGCTCACGGCTGGCGATGAGCAGCGGCATCTTCTCGTCATACTGTCCCCAGTCCAGCGTGCTGATCTTGACAGTGGCATTGATCTTGGGCTGCAGATATTCATTGATTTTCGCTTCAACGGCCAGTACATCCTTTTGTGCCGGGCCTTCCCACAGCAGCTTTACCTCATAAGGCTTCAGCTCAGCGGCTGCAGAATTACCGGCTGAATCCGGGGAAGCAGTGCCGGTGCCGGCTGCGCTGTTATTCTGTGTGCCGCCGCATGCGGCGAGCAGCAGGGACATCGCGAGTAGGGCAGTTGATGGCGCAATCTTGCCTTTAGCATTCTTCAGGCTTGTTCTAAACATCGGGGTTGGCCTCCCTTTTCAATATAGATGCAGCTATATTCAACCGGCTGAATACCGGGTGGAGCTCTGTGTGGAGATGCTTATCTGCTCCCGGAATCAGCCCTTAACGGCTCCGACCGTCAGTCCTTCAATGAAGAAACGCTGGAAGAAAGGATAAGCGAAGATAATCGGTCCGATGCCGACGACGGCCATCGCCATGCGCACCGTTTCACTCGGGAGCTGATAGCTGGGATTCTGGCGCATAATCGCCGCATAAGCGGTGGAGTTGGAGCTCAGGAACTGCATATCCTGCAGCGCCTTATACATCCGGTACTGGATATTGATGTGTGTATCATCGTTAATGAACAGCATGCTCAAATACCAGTCATTCCAGTAATTTAAGGTGCACAGCAGACCTACACTGGCGAGCACGGGCAGGGAGAGCGGGAGGACGATTTGGGCGAAGATACGCCATTCGCCGGCCCCGTCGATTTTGCCGGATTCAATCAGCTCGGTGGGTACGGAATTGGTGAAGAATGTCCGCATCACGAGTACGAAGAAGCCTTGAACCAGGTAGGGGAGGATGAGCACGGCCAGTGTATTTTGCAGATGCAGATACTGGGTATACATCATGTAGAACGGGACAAGACCGGCATTGAACAGAATGGTGAACACCATGATGAAGGAGAATAGCCCGCGCTGCCTGAAATCTCTTCTGGAGATTGGATAGGCGAACAGGGCCATGATCACAATGGACAGGACGGTGCCGATGATGGTGACGAATATGGAGATTCCATAAGAGCGGACGATGCTGCTCCAGTCATTCAGCAGGAAATCGTAAGCGGACAAGCTCAGCTTCTCCGGGAAGAGGCTGTAACCGTTTAGCAGCACGGTTTTCTCATCTGTGAAGGAGACGACAAGCACCAGCACGAACGGTATGATGCAGAGCGCGGAATAGATCCAGAAGAAAATATTGATTAAGGTATTGGCGGGCTTGGAAATATCGGTTACTGAGCGCGGCTTCCCGCCTGCCTTCAGCTTGCCGTTGGTATTCTTCATTGAGAGTGTTGCCATAATGTGCCGACCTCCTATAATGGATGATTGCGGGCCTTCCGGCTAGTATAACGCATCCTCACGGCTGATTCTCCGGATGATCAGATTGCTGACGAAGACGAGGATGAAGCCGACAACCGCCTGATACAAGCCTGCCGCCGAGGACATCCCGAAATCACCGGTAACGATCAGCCCCTGATACACATAAGTATCAATTACGAGTGTCGTATCGTATAGAGCGCCGGCATTGCGGGTCACCTGATAGAAGAGTCCGAAGTCCGAATAGAAAATGCGGCCGACCTGGAGCATCGTGAGCACTATGACTACAGGGCGGATCAGCGGCAGCGTAATGGACTGGATCTGGCGCCATTTGGATGCACCGTCAATCGTAGCCGCTTCGTAATACTCCTTGTCGATTCCGATGATCGCTGCCAGGTAGAATACGGCGTAATAACCGATGCCCTTCCAGGTGTTAACAATTGGCAGAATGTACGGCCAGTACTTGGGATCGGAATACCAGTCGAAGCTTTGCTGAATGCCGAGGGAAGGGAGCAGGGATTTGTTAATCAGGCCGATCTCCGGGTTGAGGAAGCCATAGACGAGATAGGTGACGATAATCCAGGAGAGGAAATACGGCAGGAACATCATTGTCTGGTGGAATTTGGCGAGCCGGCGGCTGCGCATTGCATTGAATAACAGGGCAAGCGCGACACCGATAATCAGATTCAGAATAATAAATACGGCGTTGTAGATAATGGTATTCTTCGTAATATTCCACGCGTCACTGGTGCTGAACAGGAAGCTGAAGTTCTTCCAGCCGATCCACGGGCTCTGAAACACCCCGGTCTGATAATTCACGTTCTTGAAGGCAATGACAGATCCGATCATAGGAAGGTAGTTGTTAATGAGCAGGAAGAGCAGCGCGGGGGTCATCATCAGGTAAAACGCCCCGTACTTCCGCCAATATCCGATGTTCTGCCTGCGGCTGTTGCCGGCGGCGGGCAGAGGCATCTGGACAGCCTCGACAGGTTGGTTCATTCTTCTCACGTTCCTTTCGGCTCTGTGGTTCTTTCTACTGGCTTCAGTATAGATAGATTGTGTCAGCGATTCTATCTACTCAAATGACATGAATAGCAAATATGTGACTTTCGCGGAAAAATATCTAACATATAAAGTTATTACTATGATAGAAATGAAAATAATCGTGATGATATTTCAATAAATCATGAAAAAATATCAAATAAACACATAAAAACCGCAGGCCCTATCGAAGGGAGTGCGGTTTTTATATGGGCTGCAGCAGATGATACAGAATTATGACGAACGGTGTATTCTCCGGTAATCTTGCGGGGTGAAGCCGGTCAGCTTGCGGAACAGCTTGGCGAAGTAGGAAAAGTGTACATAACCCAGTCCTTCAGCGATGCTGCTGATTTTGTCACCCGTCTCCACCAGCAGCTTTTTCGCCCGCTCAATCCGCTGAAGTGTAATGTATTCTGACAGGGACATGCCTGTTTCCTTGCGGAACAGGCGGGACAGGTATGCCGGATTACGGCCGACCAGGGCGGCGATATCATCACGGGTCAAATCCTGATGCAGATGCTCCTGGATATACTGGTACGCCTTGGTAATGACCGGCGAGGAATTCCGCTGCCGGCTCTCGAAGGCTTCAGCGGTTTTGCAGGCCAGACGCCTTGCCCACTGCAGCAAATGCTGCGGCGAGCGGACGGCCTGGGTGTCATTCAGCTCTTGAACGCTGAGCAACTCATAGATGGACAGGCCTTTGCGGTAAGCAGCCTGATAGAACATGTGCAACAGCCCGTAATAGAGCTGCTCCAGCAGCTCACGGCTGGCCGTCTCCCTCTGCAGCCGCTTCACGGTGAGCTCCAGCTGGCGGATCAGCTCCTCCTGCTGTCCCTGTTCCAGCAGCTCTGCCCATTCGCCTAAAGAGGGAAGCAGCCCGGCCTCACCGGGAATTCCGGTATCTGCAACCGCACCGGCATCGATAACCGATTCCGGCGAAGTCGTGTTCGTCCGTTCCGCCTGAACCAGGCTGGCGATTACCTCCGTCAGCTCTACAAGCGGCGTTTCGCTTCCGACATAACAGGAAATCCGGCAGTGGAGGCCTGAAGACGCAGACACGAACTGGCGGCAGCGCTTAAGCAACGCCTCCCGGTCCAGCGCCTCATCCTCCTTGCCGTAGAGCAGAATCAGATTCAGCTCGTGACTGTCCTGAATGACTACCCCGCTTAGCTTGCCGATAATAATCTCTGTAGCCTCCTTGCGGAGGGCATACTCCATAATCGTCTCATCCCGGGCACTCATGTCTGTATTCCAGTGCTCAATACTAAGCAGTATAGGCAATACATGACCGTCAGCCCGCAGCGGAATGTGATACAGGCCGAATTGCCGGTCCAGCCGTTTGGGCTGAAGGGGGAGCCTTCCGGCCAGCAGGTCCTGCCAGAAGCGCTCGACCAGCACCGGCAGCTGCATGCTCCACTGCTGCTGATGCTGTTCCAGCAGCTCATGGAAGGAACGCTGCTGCTGCTGTGCTTCAAGCTCCGTCAAAGCCCGGCCGACAATGCCCTTCAGCAGGTCATGATCAATCGGCTTGAGCGCATAATCGAAGCAGCCCAGCTGCAGCGCCTCATGGGCGTATTCAAAGCGGGCATGGCCGGTCAGGAAGATGACCAGCGTATGCGGGTAATTCCCGTGTATCCAGCGGAGCAGCTCAAGTCCGCTGGCCTGCTGCATCTCAATGTCAGAGATGACAAGCTGGACTGGCTGCTGCTGCATAAGCTGTTTGGCGGACTGCACGCTGCCGGCTTCAAGTATCTTCGAGATGGGCAGGCTGCTCCAGTCAATGCCCTGCGTAATCCCTTTAAGTGCGTATATTTCATCATCTACCACCAGCATCGTAACCATCGGTATCCTCCTTCATTTCCTGCTGCGGCCCGGCGCCTTCACGGCTCCCGGGTAAGCTGCTTAACTGCGGCAGCCGTACTTCAACCACGGCGCCGCCGTCAGCGCAGTTGCTGAAGCGGATCCCGTCCCGGATTCCGTCTCCGTACAGCAGCTTGTACCTGCGGAGCACATTCCAGATGCCCAGATGCTTGTCACCTGTGCCGTCTGCATACCTGCCGCTGACCAGCCCGCTAAGCATATCCTCCGGAAAGCCCGGGCCGTTATCCGTAATGGTGATGACGGCATACCGGCCGGCAGGATCGCTATCGTCTGCCGAGCTAATGATGATCCGGAACGGTGTGCCGTCCTGCTGGCGCGCGGTCAGGCCGTGGAGAATAGCATTCTCCACGAAAGGCTGCAGCAGCAGCGGGGAGACGGTCAGCTTCAGGTGCTCTTGCAGCACTTGAAACTCATAGTCCAGCATATCCATGTAACGCAGCTTCTGGATTTCCAGGTAATGCCGGATATGCCCGAGCTCATTCTCAAGCGGGATGGAAGAGCGGTCGCCATGCATCAGGAAGCGGAAATAATCTGCCAGATGAAGGCTCATCTTCTGAACCGATTTGTACTCCTTGAGCGCTGCCATGTTATAGATAATATTGAGGCTGTTCATATAAAAATGCGGGTTGATCTGCATCTGCAAATGCTTGTATTCGGCCCGCTGCACCCGCAGCTGCTCTTCGTACACATCAATCTTGAGCTGCTCAATATGC encodes:
- a CDS encoding amino acid ABC transporter ATP-binding protein gives rise to the protein MSSMIEVRQLQKSFGSLDVLKQITFDVNPGEVVAVIGPSGSGKSTMLRSLVHLEEVTGGGIKIHGKALVENGKYAGSTEIREITATMGMVFQHFNLFPHLTVKGNLELAPRTLKRESLQEIEAKSQALLAKVGLADKADVYPSMLSGGQKQRVAIARALMLSPDILLFDEPTSALDPELTGEVLRVIRQLAEENMTMIIVTHEMSFARDVADRVFFMDNGEIAESGTPEALFGNPRLERTRMFLNQDK
- a CDS encoding amino acid ABC transporter permease, yielding MDIDYIIKISGPMLEGARTTVLLFLIVIVLSIPLGMAVTLLAKSRIKPLAWIAHTYIYVMRGTPLLLQLLFFCFGLPQIPVIGQYLVMDRFVAASLGFILNYGAYFAEIFRGGLLSIDKGQHEAAQVLGLSRWQTLRKVILAQMFRVALPAVANESITLVKDTALLYAVAVPELLNFAKTAVNRDFTVTPFVVAGVIYLLMTLVLTLFFKALEKRFKFE
- a CDS encoding amino acid ABC transporter substrate-binding protein, which codes for MKRQGIFVLLIVMAIAVIAGCSSSGGNDGKLVIGIDDKFAPMGFRDDNNEIVGFDIDYARAAAEKMGKEVTFQPIDWSAKESELSSGRIDMIWNGYTITDERKEKVLFTRPYLKNSQVVVVLADSALSALGDLAGKEVGLQSLSSAADALDANPIKAELKGVSEFTDNVLALTDLKSGRLDGVVIDEVVARYYISKEPDTYKLMEESLAPEEYGVGIKKGNAELLKTLQKALDELSSDGTAAEISTKWFGEDKVLN
- a CDS encoding GDSL-type esterase/lipase family protein; protein product: MAQNAEEIINAFMQEHSLNEKAEKVKKYSILNSLAVKGQTVMAGSSLMEFFPVNELQQSLARQTVIYNRGIAGYVTRELLSTMEECIFELEPSKLFINIGTNDIASADGEYQPLRLLENYNEILTRIGARLPGCKVYVMAYYPVNAKADFSGIDQAMKAGMFSTRTNAALLAANAEVEKLAERHGYPFINVNEGLTDGEGNLKEAYTMDGVHMYASGYAVVLNNLKAYL
- a CDS encoding ABC transporter substrate-binding protein; translation: MFRTSLKNAKGKIAPSTALLAMSLLLAACGGTQNNSAAGTGTASPDSAGNSAAAELKPYEVKLLWEGPAQKDVLAVEAKINEYLQPKINATVKISTLDWGQYDEKMPLLIASREPMDIVFTAQWNGYANNVSKGAFLPLNDTGAATGDLLEQYGKDISSSLDSAFLKGSSVGGKIYGIPTNKEMAAQGGVLYRSDIAEELGLTEALNNVKTVADLEPILQAVKENKGAGFTPLFMSKSSNFNTHYMAQLDFLGDDTIDGAVRKDGENTTVISRFEDPDYMAQIELTRKFFEEGLINKDAATTSVGDPLSSGNVFMAIASLKPGWDKEYAISVGMEGKIKQLELGPATVSTSETAGAMLAVSSTSKDPARAMMVINLLHSDKYLINLINFGIEGEHYTKVSDNVITSGPKAADYTPGVAWELGNQFLNYTFESEDPNKWEQTKVFNESAHQSPALGFIFNVEPVKSQAAILINISKQYAAALETGAIDPAKAQEWYDKEKKNGLGDILAEKQKQLDEFLASKP
- a CDS encoding carbohydrate ABC transporter permease, whose protein sequence is MATLSMKNTNGKLKAGGKPRSVTDISKPANTLINIFFWIYSALCIIPFVLVLVVSFTDEKTVLLNGYSLFPEKLSLSAYDFLLNDWSSIVRSYGISIFVTIIGTVLSIVIMALFAYPISRRDFRQRGLFSFIMVFTILFNAGLVPFYMMYTQYLHLQNTLAVLILPYLVQGFFVLVMRTFFTNSVPTELIESGKIDGAGEWRIFAQIVLPLSLPVLASVGLLCTLNYWNDWYLSMLFINDDTHINIQYRMYKALQDMQFLSSNSTAYAAIMRQNPSYQLPSETVRMAMAVVGIGPIIFAYPFFQRFFIEGLTVGAVKG
- a CDS encoding ABC transporter permease subunit; translation: MNQPVEAVQMPLPAAGNSRRQNIGYWRKYGAFYLMMTPALLFLLINNYLPMIGSVIAFKNVNYQTGVFQSPWIGWKNFSFLFSTSDAWNITKNTIIYNAVFIILNLIIGVALALLFNAMRSRRLAKFHQTMMFLPYFLSWIIVTYLVYGFLNPEIGLINKSLLPSLGIQQSFDWYSDPKYWPYILPIVNTWKGIGYYAVFYLAAIIGIDKEYYEAATIDGASKWRQIQSITLPLIRPVVIVLTMLQVGRIFYSDFGLFYQVTRNAGALYDTTLVIDTYVYQGLIVTGDFGMSSAAGLYQAVVGFILVFVSNLIIRRISREDALY
- a CDS encoding helix-turn-helix domain-containing protein; protein product: MVTMLVVDDEIYALKGITQGIDWSSLPISKILEAGSVQSAKQLMQQQPVQLVISDIEMQQASGLELLRWIHGNYPHTLVIFLTGHARFEYAHEALQLGCFDYALKPIDHDLLKGIVGRALTELEAQQQQRSFHELLEQHQQQWSMQLPVLVERFWQDLLAGRLPLQPKRLDRQFGLYHIPLRADGHVLPILLSIEHWNTDMSARDETIMEYALRKEATEIIIGKLSGVVIQDSHELNLILLYGKEDEALDREALLKRCRQFVSASSGLHCRISCYVGSETPLVELTEVIASLVQAERTNTTSPESVIDAGAVADTGIPGEAGLLPSLGEWAELLEQGQQEELIRQLELTVKRLQRETASRELLEQLYYGLLHMFYQAAYRKGLSIYELLSVQELNDTQAVRSPQHLLQWARRLACKTAEAFESRQRNSSPVITKAYQYIQEHLHQDLTRDDIAALVGRNPAYLSRLFRKETGMSLSEYITLQRIERAKKLLVETGDKISSIAEGLGYVHFSYFAKLFRKLTGFTPQDYRRIHRSS